The Fodinibius salinus nucleotide sequence AGCAAGCGCTCTGCTGATAAAGATCATTCAAAAGACCAGACAATGGCGGACTATCTGAAGGCTGAACTTGAGTTTGTCAAGCGACAAAAGCAGCTGCTAAACAATATTTTTTGGTGGTATATTTTACCACTTACAATCGGTTTACTTTGTTTTGCCGCTGGTTTCCAAATATCCCCTGTGTACAAATACGGTTATATGGGAGTAGTGCTTTTAATTGGAGCTATTGTCTGGAAGCTTAATCGTAATACTGCAGCCCAACGGTTTGATCCGCTTCTGACCGAAATTGAAGATGCCCTGCATTTATTAGAAGAAAATGAGTAAATTATAATTCAATTATGATTTTTATGAGGTCCTTACTGCGACGATTTTTATGTGGATGTCTCGTCGGTTTATTCCTTTCTACTGTAGCACTTGCACAGACCGATAAACTGGAAAAGGTTCGACAAAGCGTTGGGCAGCATATCGCAGAAAATGAATTTATAGGGGCTGCTATTGCGTATATTGATTCTAGCGGCCAGGCATCATTTATACTGGATGGTACTCAAAAGAAAGGCGGACAGGCCGTTGATAAGAAAACTATTTTTGAGCTAGGTTCCATTACCAAAGTATTTACTGCCCTTGCAGTAGCTGATTTTCTTGGCCGTGATAAAGAGGTGCGTCTGGATAGTAAAGCTGAACCTTTGCTCCCCGAGGGATATCAGCTGCCCGAATACAAGGGAAAAGGCATAACCCTGCAACATTTAGTTACACATACTTCCGCACTTCCCCAAATTCCGGACAATCTGCCGGTCTCTTCTGCTAATCCTTATGCCAGCTACGGGGATTCTCTGTTTCAATCCTACTTGGTTGACACTGAACTCAGTCGTGCGCCCGGAAGTCAATTCCAGTATTCCAATTCCGGTATGGCATTAGCGGGACGTATTCTTGAACATCAGTCGGATCAGTCTTTTGAGCAAATTATTAAGAATAAAATTGTAGGTCCGTTACAGATGCAAGATACCTTTGTGCAAATTTCACCCGAAGATTCTGCTCGCTTTGCTC carries:
- a CDS encoding serine hydrolase; the encoded protein is MRSLLRRFLCGCLVGLFLSTVALAQTDKLEKVRQSVGQHIAENEFIGAAIAYIDSSGQASFILDGTQKKGGQAVDKKTIFELGSITKVFTALAVADFLGRDKEVRLDSKAEPLLPEGYQLPEYKGKGITLQHLVTHTSALPQIPDNLPVSSANPYASYGDSLFQSYLVDTELSRAPGSQFQYSNSGMALAGRILEHQSDQSFEQIIKNKIVGPLQMQDTFVQISPEDSARFAQGHLGSEPAEYWNFNVFAPAGALRSTIVDMATFLSAQMSNTETTLSSAIKRSQQPLHDIQNKGPRLDKVGMGWIYETRKDTIMWHNGQTGGFRSFMGINTETNSGVVVLINGTAPIADIALYLLDADFELKEVQKNISLPVETLKKYVGEYKVTNQISYFVTLQDKQLYFRVSGQQKIPFYPKSKKRFYCKLIPAEIEFSVDSTGTVKRVTLFQNGREFKAQKLQKDSKN